From Panicum hallii strain FIL2 chromosome 2, PHallii_v3.1, whole genome shotgun sequence, a single genomic window includes:
- the LOC112883103 gene encoding probable indole-3-acetic acid-amido synthetase GH3.11 has translation MDEHKLGYKGNDVLQELEILTLNAKAAQELILRKILEKNHVTEYLNQFMNGSTDISAFKSQVPVVTYDVVQPYIARIAAGEPSSILCGEQIVELLRSSGTSRGEPRLMPSISEDLYRRTYLYSLIMPIMNKYIRGLGEGKAMYLLFVKAETLTNAGIPVRSVLTSYYKSPHFLHRKHDLYNKYTGPDEVILCPDSEQSMYCQLLCGLVERQHVLRLGAVFASAFLRSISFLEQHWCDLVNDIRIGQLSSNITNSTCRLATQSFLALPNPELADEIEAICSSESWKGILGKLWLNVKYIEAVLTGTMAQYIPMLEFYSDGKIPLVCTMYASSESYFGVNLRPLCSPEDVSYTILPNMAYFEFIPLEDGLKLIEDDEVVENDKLVSLVDVKVGCYYELVVTTFSGLYRYRVGDVLQVTGFYNRSPQFKFVCRRNVILTVDSDKTNEEDLHNSVTRAKKLLENRNYLLLEYTSCTDTSTVPGHYVLFWEIKSTTYEGAATPCVPLDAQLLESCCIAVEEALDYVYRRCRAHDKSVGPLEIRLVEAGAFDGLMDLLVSQGSSINQYKTPRCVESGPALKLLNSRVTGSFFSPRDPEWTV, from the exons ATGGATGAGCATAAGTTAGGCTACAAGGGAAATGATGTTCTCCAAGAGCTTGAAATACTGACTTTGAATGCCAAAGCAGCCCAAGAGCTTATATTGAGAAAAATCCTTGAGAAGAATCATGTTACTGAATACTTGAACCAATTCATGAATGGGTCCACAGACATTTCTGCCTTCAAGAGCCAGGTTCCAGTAGTGACATATGATGTGGTCCAACCGTACATTGCAAGGATTGCAGCTGGTGAACCATCTTCAATTTTATGCGGAGAACAAATTGTAGAGCTGCTCAGAAG CTCTGGAACTTCTCGTGGTGAGCCAAGATTGATGCCATCCATCTCAGAGGATCTTTATCGTCGAACGTACCTGTATAGTCTCATCATGCCTATCATGAACAA GTATATACGAGGCCTTGGTGAGGGGAAGGCGATGTATCTTCTCTTTGTAAAAGCTGAAACATTGACAAACGCTGGCATTCCAGTCCGATCAGTCCTCACTAGCTATTATAAGAGCCCTCACTTCTTGCACCGGAAACATGACCTGTACAACAAGTATACCGGTCCTGACGAGGTCATTCTTTGTCCTGACAGCGAGCAAAGCATGTACTGCCAACTACTTTGTGGACTGGTAGAACGCCAGCATGTCCTTCGTCTTGGAGCAGTTTTTGCCTCAGCATTCCTTCGATCAATCAGCTTTCTTGAGCAACATTGGTGTGACCTAGTTAATGACATCCGAATCGGTCAGCTCAGTTCCAACATCACCAATTCCACGTGCCGGTTGGCCACACAAAGTTTTCTTGCACTGCCCAACCCTGAGCTAGCTGATGAAATTGAGGCGATATGCAGCTCTGAGTCATGGAAGGGAATTCTTGGCAAGCTCTGGCTTAATGTTAAGTACATTGAAGCTGTCCTTACAGGCACGATGGCACAATATATCCCCATGCTTGAATTCTACAGTGATGGCAAGATTCCCTTGGTCTGCACCATGTATGCTTCCTCAGAGAGCTACTTTGGTGTCAATCTGAGGCCATTGTGCAGCCCAGAAGACGTGTCTTACACCATCCTTCCAAACATGGCCTACTTTGAATTCATACCGTTGGAGGATGGTCTCAAGTTGATAGAGGATGATGAGGTAGTGGAGAATGACAAGCTTGTCAGCCTGGTGGATGTCAAGGTCGGATGCTACTATGAGCTTGTTGTCACCACATTTTCCG GTCTTTACAGGTACAGGGTAGGTGATGTACTTCAGGTTACAGGCTTCTACAACCGTTCACCACAGTTCAAATTCGTCTGCCGGAGAAATGTGATCCTCACCGTTGATTCAGACAAGACCAACGAGGAGGATCTCCACAACAGCGTCACTCGGGCCAAGAAACTCCTGGAGAACCGAAACTACCTCCTCTTGGAGTACACTAGCTGCACCGACACCTCCACTGTCCCTGGCCACTACGTGTTGTTCTGGGAGATCAAATCTACCACCTATGAAGGCGCGGCAACACCGTGCGTCCCTCTCGACGCCCAGCTCCTTGAGAGCTGCTGCATCGCTGTCGAGGAGGCACTCGACTATGTCTACAGGCGCTGCAGAGCCCACGACAAGTCGGTAGGGCCGCTGGAGATCCGGCTGGTTGAAGCTGGCGCCTTTGATGGTCTAATGGATCTGCTGGTCAGCCAGGGCAGCTCCATTAACCAGTACAAAACTCCGAGATGCGTCGAGTCCGGTCCTGCGTTGAAGCTGCTCAATTCCAGGGTCACTGGCTCGTTCTTTAGCCCCCGGGATCCTGAATGGACTGTGTAA
- the LOC112882312 gene encoding heavy metal-associated isoprenylated plant protein 35-like, which yields MASGEAEPLQYTTTVLRVSIHCEGCKKKVKKVLHNIEGVYKVTVDAAQHKVTVTGSVGADALVRRLHKAGKQAALWPDPAPAAVVEAAKKPEEVALAPPAAAGEGDKVKEGADMAEAKPKEAAKDKKQPEAEGKEKKPEKDKGSDKKPEKAEAARPKDEAKKDVDVTAPKEKGSPEPAKESAAAAEEAGGEEAGSGKKGKKKKNKQKDGGEAEAAPQPSVAAPVPAPAPAPAPALGPERPPAGFPYYAAQPVMSYNVAHPSSSVSYYAPTPVGPMPPMPTPPPPQMTPYGYPPYPPMMPPPVPEFLYGPPGMRSSPPQESYNNMFNEENANSCSVM from the exons ATGGCGTCAGGGGAAGCAGAGCCGCTGCAGTACACG ACCACCGTGCTGCGGGTGTCCATCCACTGCGAGGGATGCAAGAAGAAGGTCAAGAAGGTGCTCCACAACATCGAAG GAGTGTACAAGGTGACGGTGGACGCGGCGCAGCACAAGGTGACCGTCACCGGCAgcgtcggcgccgacgcgctCGTCAGGCGGCTGCACAAGGCCGGCAAGCAGGCCGCGCTGTGGCCGGACCCGGCCCCTGCCGCGGTCGTCGAGGCAGCCAAGAAGCCTGAGGAGGTCGCTCTGGCGCCGCCAGCGGCGGCAGGGGAGGGCGACAAGGTCAAGGAAGGCGCGGACATGGCGGAAGCGAAGCCGAAGGAGGCGGCCAAGGACAAGAAGCAGCCTGAAGCCGAGGGCAAGGAGAAGAAGCCGGAGAAGGACAAGGGCTCGGATAAGAAGCCCGAGAAAGCCGAGGCCGCGAGACCCAAGGACGAGGCCAAGAAGGACGTCGATGTGACTGCACCGAAGGAGAAGGGCTCCCCTGAGCCGGCCAAggaatccgccgccgccgccgaggaggcgggcggggaggaggccggcagcggcaagaagggcaagaagaagaagaacaagcagaaggacggcggcgaggctgAGGCCGCGCCGCAGCCGTCGGTGGCAGCGCCGGtcccggcgcccgcgcccgcgcccgcgcccgcgctggGTCCGGAGCGCCCGCCCGCCGGGTTCCCCTACTACGCGGCGCAGCCGGTGATGAGCTACAACGTGGCGCACCCGAGCTCGAGCGTGTCGTACTACGCGCCCACGCCGGTCGGGCCCATGCCGCCAATGccgacaccgccgccgccgcagatgACGCCGTACGGGTACCCGCCGTACCCGCCCATgatgccgccgccggtgccggagTTCCTGTACGGCCCGCCGGGCATGCGGTCGTCCCCGCCGCAGGAGTCGTACAACAACATGTTCAACGAGGAGAATGCCAACTCGTGCAGCGTCATGTGA